ATCGGGGCGATCGAGGATGCCGAGGCGGTGCGATCGGCCCTGACCACGGCCGGCGAGGCGCTGGGGCTGGCGATGCTCTCGGCCGAGGCGTTCGAGGCGTTTCGGATCGAAGCCGGGACGCCGGCCTCGGGTCGAGACGTGACCGAGAAGAATCTGCCGCAAGAACTCGACCGGAATGATCGGGCGATCAGCTTCGTGAAGGGGTGCTATCTCGGCCAGGAAACCGTGGCGCGGCTTGATGCGCTCGGGCACGTCAACCGACTCATCCGAGGCTTGGTGATCGACGCCGAGCCGCCCCCGCCGGGCGGATCGAAGCTGTTCGCCGGGGACAAGGAGGTGGGCTGGATCGGCTCGTCGGCCGTTTCGGAACGCTCGGGGCAGCCGATCGCGCTGGGATACGTGCGGACCTCGCACATGAAACCCGGAAGCGTGGTGAGCGTCCGGGATGAGTCGGGCAGCGAAGCCCCGGCGACCGTGCAAGGCTTGCCGATGGGCAGTAGGCAGTAGGCAGTAGGCAGTAGGCAGTAGGCAGTAGGCAGAAAGTATCTCGCAAGAGCGGGAGAGAAGGTTGAGTTCTGCCTCCCTCTCCCCCGCGAACGGGGAGAGGGGTTGGCCTTCGATCAAGGACGCCACGCCTTGCGAGCTGGCGGGGAGCCCCCTCACCCGGCCTGCGGCCACCTTCTCCCCCGCGAGCGGGGGAGAAGGTTTGAGACAGCGCGACAGATCAGGTGGCAGGGGGATGGGACCGGACGAGGACGAGCAATCAGGCCGGGTCGGTCAGGTCGTGGAGATCGTGCGAGCGGAGCCGGTCGAGTTCGACGATGGTTTGAGAGGCCCGGCCGTGGTGGAGGTCTTCGAGGACGAGGGCGCCTCGGGGAGCGATCGGGGCCGAGCGGTGCTCGGGATCGCTGTCGGATCGGGCGAGCCGGCCTTTGAAGACCTGGCCGCCACAGTCGATCCGGATCTTCGGGAAGCGGGTTCCCTGGCCGCGCCGGATCTGGACCAGCCGCTCGTGGCACTCGTCGAAGGTCATCGGAACTCCTTTTCCCTGACGACCGATGGCCGAATGGGCCCTTTGTGGCGACCTAAACGATCGCCGAAACTTTAACGATTCACTCAGAAACTCCCTTCGGCTCGGGAGGGGCCGCGAGTTGAGCGAAAGTCCATCAAAAAGGTGTTGTATGGCGGTCACCGCACCGAAAGCCCGGATCGAATCGAATCGGGGCGAAGGGAATCTCCCGACGAGGTTGCCTTCCCTGGCAATTTGCGTCGGGCGGGGGGATGATGGCACGACTTCTGCGGTGGGTCAAGTCGAGCCGAAGCGATCGGCTGCGTTGACTTACGAGTCGCCTGGCCTAGAATGCGAAAATTGAGTGAGATTCGCCCCTTGCCAGAGCGACGCGTCGCACCCCGACCGGCCCCGAGTACCTTTTGCCATGCGCCTGCTCACGGCCATTCCCGTTTACAATGAAGAAGCCCACCTGGAACCGGTTCTGGCCGAGGTTTTGCGCCACGCGCCGGGAGACGTGCTGGTGGTCGATGATGGCTCGACCGACGGCACGCCGGAACGGCTCGCCCGGTTTCCGGAGGTGAAGGTCATTCGCCACGAGCGGAACCGAGGCTACGGGGCGGGGCTCCGAAGCGCCTTCGAGGCGACCCTGGCGGGAGGGTACGACGGCCTGGTGACGCTCGACTGCGACGGCCAGCACGAGCCGGCCCTGATCCCCGAGATTGCCCGTCATCTGGACGAGGCTGACCTGGTTTCGGGCAGTCGGTATCTGAAGATTTTCGACCCGAGCCAGGTTCCTCCGGAACAGCGTCGCAAGATCAATGTCGAGGTCACCCGGTGGCTCAACGAGTGCCTCGGGTTCCACCTGACCGACGCCTTCTGCGGCTTCAAGGCGTATCGGGCCAGTGCCTTGCGGCATTTCACGATCAGCGACGACGGCTATGCCATGCCGCTTCAGGTCTGGGTGCAGGCGGCCCAGCATGGGATGGCGGTGGTTGAGGTGCCGGTGCCGTTGATTTACCTGGACGAGTCTCGGGCGTTCGGCGGGGCGCTCGACGACGCCGAGTATCGCCTGAACCATTACCGATCGGTGTTTCAAGAGGCGCTGCGTGAGGCTCGCCTGGAAGTGGCCGGGGGGTGTTGCGGATGACGATGACCCCTCGTCGTTTGCGGGCCCCGGCCGAGGACGGCGGAATTCTGGCCGACCCTCCGCTGGCCGAGGCTCCCGGTGTTCTCGCCGCCAACCGAGCGCGGCTTGCCTCGTGGGATCACGACTTCCAGGGGCGTCGGGCTGGCCGGCTCCGGGCGATGGCCCGGCACGAGATTCTGGAGCAATCGCGTCGGTTTCTTCGCCGCTTCGGCCTCGACGACCTGGACGGGCTGCCCGATCCGGGGAGCGATCCGAACGTGCCGTTGATCGTCACCGGGCACCAGCCGGAGCTGTCGCATCCAGGGGTCTGGGTGAAGAACTTCGCCACCGAAGCGATTGCCGGGGCGGTCGGCGGGCTGGGCCTGAACCTGATCGTCGATAACGACATTCCGAAGGCGGTGGCCATCCGTGTTCCGTTTCGGGAAAACGGCCGGTTGCTCTCGCGCTATGTGGCGTTTGATGAATGGTCGGGGGAGTTTCCGTACGAGGATCTGCGCATCCGGGACGAGGCGGCCTTTGCGACCTTCGCCGATCGGACGCTGGAGCTGATGGGCCCCTTGATCGACGACCCGTTGCTCCGGCACGACTGGCCGAGGGCGATCGAGGCCACCGGAACGACCGACCGCCTCGGCCTTCGCCTGGCGGCCATGCGACGGACTCGGGAAGCGGCGTGGGGCGTGCGGAACGCCGAGCTTCCGCTCAGTCGCGTCTGCGAGTCGGAGGCGTTTCTCTGGTTCGCCTGCCATTTGCTCGCCCACCTGCCGCGGGTTCGATCGGTGCATAACGCGGCGCTGGAGCGCTACCGCAAGGCGCACGGCATCCGGAGCCGGAACCATCCGGTGCCCGAGCTGGCCCAGGAGGGGGACTGGTACGAGGCCCCGTTCTGGATCTGGCGGCGCGAATCGCCTCGGCGTCATCCGTTGCTCGCCCGACAGGTCGATCCGACCCGGATGGAGCTTCGGATTGCCGGGGAGGACGAGCCGCTCTGCGAGTTGCCGCTCGGCCCCGATCGAGACGCCTGCTGCGCCGTCGAACGGCTGCGGGAGCTACCGGCCGAGGGGGTGCGCTTGCGGACTCGGGCGTTGACGACGACCATGTTTGCCCGCGCCTTGCTGGGCGACCTGTTCCTGCATGGGATCGGGGGGGCGAAGTACGACGAGCTGGGAGACGAGGTCTTCCGGGGCGTCTTCGGCCTGGAACCGCCGGCCTTTCTGACCCTGTCGCTGACGCTCTGGCCGGGCTTGCCCGATGATCCGGCCTCGGCCGAGCAGCTTCGGAGCGTCGAGGCCCAGATTCGTGATCTGACGTTCAACCCCGACCGTCACCTGGCCGAACCGCTGCCCGAGGCGGCCCGATCGGCTCTGCTGGCCAAGCAATCGGCCGTGGAAGGCCCGACCGGGTCGCGTCGCCAGCGGATTGCCCGCTACTATGCGATTCGAGAGGCCAACCGGGCCCTCGAACCGTTGGTGTCGGCCGAACGGAGCGCGTTGCACCAGCAGGCCGAGCGGTTGCGGGCGGGCCTGGCACGCAATGCGCTGGCAAGAAGTCGGGAGTATGCGGCGGTTCTTCACCCTTCGGATCGGCTCCGAACGGCCCTGAAGGGGGCCTCCCGGGTGACTTCGACGTAAGCTTCGGCAGAATTGCCGGAAATTTTCGCCGCTCGCCCGAGGCGGAGGGCCGTTCGGTCCCCTACAATAAGGCATTCGGTCGTGCCGCGGCCTGCCGGATGGCCGGCTCGGGCCGCGGGTCCGGACTGTTCAGCCCGAGCCGCCGCGAGCCGGCGGCCTCCTGGTGCGTTCGCTGATGAAAGAGTCCCCGTCCAGCTCGCGATTGCCCGTCCGTCGCGGCCCCGTCGAATTCTGCCAGGGGAGCGAGGCCGATCACGAGGCCATCTATCAAACCCTGTTGCATGTCTTCCACGGGCCCGACCGCGAGGCGTTCCTCGGCTCGCTGAGCGACCCGTCCTACAAGCCCGAGCAGCGCCTGCTGGCCCGGGTTGAGGGGAAGGTTGCCAGCCATGCGCACCTGACCGAGCGGATCGTCCGCTACGGATCGGTCCCGCTGGTGATGAACGGCGTGATGTGGGTCGGCACCCTGCCGGAATACCGGGGGCAGGGGTACGCCCAGGAACTGCTCCGCCTGGCCGACACTCGCGCCCGGGCCTCCGGGGCGGTCTTGATGGCCCTGACGACCGCCATGCCCCGCTTCTACCGGCCGATCGGCTGGGGACTCTGCGGCAAGCAGACCCTGGGCAAGGCCCCGAGCCGGACCTTGCCGATCGGCGGGGATGCCGCGGCCGATGGTCAGCCCGGCCCCTGGCACGTCCGGCCCTGGCGGCAGGTCGAGCTGGGCGACCTGATGGAGCTTTACGACCGCAACTACGGCCAG
The DNA window shown above is from Tautonia marina and carries:
- the ygfZ gene encoding CAF17-like 4Fe-4S cluster assembly/insertion protein YgfZ, which codes for MPSFPTPAAIALDSKVVMADLPGRARVRVIGPDRAKFLHNLTTNDINRKTPGSGCEAFVTSPQGKTLGFITLVILDDEILLRTEAEGLPPILPHLRKYGVLEEVELEEATASTFELHLAGPLVEEVMAAVGVERLPEGELDHLAGHVAGKSVRLVRERPLGADGVTVIGAIEDAEAVRSALTTAGEALGLAMLSAEAFEAFRIEAGTPASGRDVTEKNLPQELDRNDRAISFVKGCYLGQETVARLDALGHVNRLIRGLVIDAEPPPPGGSKLFAGDKEVGWIGSSAVSERSGQPIALGYVRTSHMKPGSVVSVRDESGSEAPATVQGLPMGSRQ
- a CDS encoding glycosyltransferase family 2 protein — encoded protein: MRLLTAIPVYNEEAHLEPVLAEVLRHAPGDVLVVDDGSTDGTPERLARFPEVKVIRHERNRGYGAGLRSAFEATLAGGYDGLVTLDCDGQHEPALIPEIARHLDEADLVSGSRYLKIFDPSQVPPEQRRKINVEVTRWLNECLGFHLTDAFCGFKAYRASALRHFTISDDGYAMPLQVWVQAAQHGMAVVEVPVPLIYLDESRAFGGALDDAEYRLNHYRSVFQEALREARLEVAGGCCG